From a single Mus musculus strain C57BL/6J chromosome 12, GRCm38.p6 C57BL/6J genomic region:
- the Gm10264 gene encoding eukaryotic translation initiation factor 1A, X-chromosomal-like — MTYLNKGKGGKNRHRGKNENESEKRELVFKKYGQEYAQVTKMLGCGLLEAMCFDGVKRLCHIRGKLRKKVWINTSDIILVGLQDYQDNKADVLLKYNPDEARSLKAYGELPEHAKMNKMDTFGPGDDDEIVFDEIGDDDEDIDDL; from the exons ATGACCTACCTG AATAAAGGCAAAGGAGGGAAAAACAGGCACAgaggtaaaaatgaaaatgaatctgaGAAAAGAGAGTTGGTGTTTAAAAAATATGGGCAAGAGTATGCTCAGGTGACCAAAATGCTGGGATGTGGATTGTTGGAAGCAATGTGTTTTGATGGTGTAAAGAGGCTGTGCCACATAAGAGGAAAGTTGAGAAAAAAGGTTTGGATAAATACCTCAGACATTATATTGGTTGGTCTACAAGACTATCAAGATAACAAAGCTGATGTACTCTTAAAGTATAATCCAGATGAAGCAAGAAGTCTGAAGGCCTATGGAGAACTTCCAGAACATgccaaaatgaataaaatggacACATTTGGTCCTGGGGATGATGATGAAATCGTGTTTGATGAAATTGGAGATGATGATGAAGACATTGATGATCTATAA